In Mustela nigripes isolate SB6536 chromosome 2, MUSNIG.SB6536, whole genome shotgun sequence, a single window of DNA contains:
- the ZBTB7A gene encoding zinc finger and BTB domain-containing protein 7A: MAGGVDGPIGIPFPDHSSDILSGLNEQRTQGLLCDVVILVEGREFPTHRSVLAACSQYFKKLFTSGAVVDQQNVYEIDFVSAEALTALMDFAYTATLTVSTANVGDILSAARLLEIPAVSHVCADLLDRQILAADAGADTGQLDLVDQTDQRNLLRAKEYLEFFQSNPMNSLPPAAAAAAAAFPWSAFGASDDDLDATKEAVAAAVAAVAAGDCNGLDFYGPGPPGDRPSAGDGDEGDSNPGLWPERDEDAPTGGLFPPPVAPPATATQNGHYGRGGEEEAASLSEAAPEPGDSPGFLSGAAEDGDGDGPEADGLAASTLLQQMMSSVGRAGAAAAGDSDDESRADDKGVVDYYLKYFSSAHDGDVYPAWSQKVEKKIRAKAFQKCPICEKVIQGAGKLPRHIRTHTGEKPYECNICKVRFTRQDKLKVHMRKHTGEKPYLCQQCGAAFAHNYDLKNHMRVHTGLRPYQCDSCCKTFVRSDHLHRHLKKDGCNGVPSRRGRKPRVRGGGLGGPDPSPGAAAPPGAPAPPGSPDARRNGQEKHFKDEEEDEEAASPDGLSRLNVAGAGAGGGDGGTGPTADGSFAAGLA; the protein is encoded by the exons ATGGCCGGCGGCGTGGACGGCCCCATTGGGATCCCGTTCCCTGACCACAGCAGCGACATCCTGAGTGGACTCAACGAGCAGCGGACGCAGGGCCTGCTGTGCGACGTGGTGATCCTCGTGGAGGGCCGGGAGTTCCCCACGCACCGCTCGGTGCTGGCGGCCTGCAGCCAGTACTTCAAGAAGCTGTTCACGTCGGGCGCCGTGGTGGACCAGCAGAACGTGTACGAGATCGACTTCGTCAGCGCCGAGGCGCTCACGGCCCTCATGGACTTCGCCTACACGGCCACGCTCACCGTCAGCACGGCCAACGTGGGCGACATCCTCAGTGCTGCCCGCCTGCTCGAGATCCCCGCCGTGAGCCACGTCTGCGCCGACCTCCTCGACCGGCAGATCCTGGCGGCCGACGCGGGCGCCGACACCGGGCAGCTGGACCTCGTCGATCAGACCGACCAGCGGAACCTGCTCCGGGCCAAGGAGTACCTCGAGTTCTTCCAGAGCAACCCCATGAACAGCCTGCcccccgccgctgccgccgccgccgccgccttccCCTGGTCTGCCTTTGGCGCGTCCGACGACGACCTGGATGCCACCAAGGAGGCCGTGGCCGCGGCTGTGGCCGCCGTGGCCGCTGGCGACTGCAACGGCTTGGACTTCTACGGGCCGGGACCGCCGGGCGATCGGCCCTCGGCTGGGGACGGGGATGAGGGCGACAGCAACCCAGGTCTGTGGCCCGAGCGGGACGAGGATGCCCCCACCGGGGGCCTCTTCCCACCCCCCGTGGCCCCGCCGGCCACCGCTACGCAGAATGGCCACTACggccggggtggggaggaggaggcggccTCGCTGTCCGAGGCAGCCCCCGAGCCCGGCGACTCTCCGGGCTTCCTGTCGGGTGCGGCCGAGGACGGGGACGGGGACGGGCCCGAAGCCGACGGGCTGGCGGCCAGCACGCTGCTGCAGCAGATGATGTCATCGgtgggccgggcgggggcggcggcggcgggggacAGTGACGACGAGTCGCGGGCGGACGACAAGGGCGTTGTGGACTACTACCTGAAGTACTTCAGCAGCGCCCACGACGGGGATGTTTACCCAGCCTGGTCGCAGAAGGTGGAAAAGAAGATCCGGGCCAAGGCCTTCCAGAAGTGCCCCATCTGCGAGAAGGTCATCCAGGGCGCCGGCAAGCTGCCCCGGCACATCCGGACCCACACCGGGGAGAAGCCCTACGAGTGCAACATCTGCAAGGTCCGCTTCACCAG GCAGGACAAGCTCAAGGTGCACATGAGGAAGCACACGGGCGAGAAGCCGTACCTGTGCCAGCAGTGCGGGGCGGCCTTCGCCCACAACTACGACCTGAAGAACCACATGCGTGTGCACACGGGCCTGCGTCCCTACCAGTGTGACAGCTGCTGCAAGACCTTCGTCCGCTCCGACCACCTGCACAGACACCTCAAGAAGGACGGCTGCAACGGCGTCCCCTCGCGCCGCGGCCGCAAGCCCCGCGTCCGGGGCGGGGGGCTCGGGGGACCCGACCCCTCCCCGGGGGCTGCCGCCCCGCCCGGCGCCCCAGCCCCGCCCGGCTCCCCTGACGCCCGGCGCAACGGCCAGGAGAAGCACTTTAAGGacgaggaggaggacgagg